One region of Takifugu flavidus isolate HTHZ2018 chromosome 14, ASM371156v2, whole genome shotgun sequence genomic DNA includes:
- the layna gene encoding layilin isoform X1, with the protein MREKTMDLCALSFCLLCLCFDASAATSLITANIFETKGQRVCRAGRGKPCYKLAYFSELRRKLNFKEADLACRRDGGQLLSVESASEQKLVEQLITELRPTDGDFWIGLRRNQAEVDSSLDCAKQYYWTDGSKSTFRNWHWDEPSCGYEVCVVMYHQPSAPPSMGGLYMFQWNDDNCETKNNFICKYTAETLADTSPPPDSNQTNILPSAVFPSDHKHDKSRAPNIIYIIIPSIPLILLLMTVTGVCCFKMLSTRRKKEHKPEASPPEPAPSRAATPTDIYNVIRSQNDDDLVSARPHTKNTSFLCSSPDTPTGDYDNLGGRDTESGFVTLASTESCFLNFDLNDFTLGRRGTFQDTSLGRSGKREVDGGGLGYGLYDRSLGRRTTKSEHYGSSFHGGDGGIGRGSDLQPGGQAMKADLYQTYTTNGKGDAYQTCLANHGTRNPYEANVGCYRSGLTLDGRGRYFNEQEWMNRDNY; encoded by the exons ATGAGGGAGAAGACCATGGACCTGTGCGCGCTCTCCTTTTGCCTCCTCTGTCTGTGTTTTGATGCATCTGCAGCTACCAGCCTCATCACAG CGAATATATTTGAAACCAAAG GTCAGCGCGTGTGCAGGGCGGGGAGAGGGAAGCCCTGCTACAAGTTGGCCTACTTCTCTGAGCTGAGGCGGAAGCTGAACTTCAAGGAGGCCGACCTGGCCTGCAGGCGGGACGGCGGCCAGCTGCTGAGCGTGGAGTCGGCGTCGGAGCAGAAGCTCGTGGAGCAGCTCATCACTGAGCTCCGACCCACCGACGGAGACTTCTGGATCGGTCTGCGGAGGAACCAGGCGGAGGTGGACAGCAGCTTGGACTGCGCCAAACAGTACTACTGGACAGACGGAAGCAAATCCACATTCAG gaactGGCACTGGGACGAGCCATCGTGCGGATACgaagtgtgtgtggtcatgtaTCACCAGCCGTCGGCTCCTCCCAGTATGGGGGGTCTCTACATGTTCCAGTGGAACGATGACAACTGTGAAACCAAGAACAACTTCATCTGTAAATACACGGCAG AAACGCTGGCCGAcacgtctcctcctccagactctAATCAAACAA ACATCCTGCCTTCAGCAGTGTTTCCAAGTGACCACAAACACGACAAAAGTAGAG CTCCAAACATCATTTACATCATTATTCCCAGCATTCCTCTCATACTGCTGCTCATGACAGTGACAGGAGTCTGCTGCTTTAAGATGCTCTCCACACG caggaagaaggagcaCAAGCCCGAGGCGTCCCCCCCGGAGCCAGCCCCCAGTCGCGCCGCCACTCCAACTGACATCTACAACGTCATCCGCTCCCAGAACGACGATGACTTGGTGTCGGCTCGCCCGCACACCAAAAACACTTCCTTCCTGTGCTCCTCTCCTGACACGCCCACCGGAGACTACGACAACCTCGGGGGACGCGACACAGAGAGTGGCTTTGTGACCCTGGCCAGCACAGAGAGCTGCttcctgaactttgacctgaaTGACTTCACCCTCGGGCGCCGTGGCACCTTCCAGGACACCAGCTTAGGGCGCTCTGGGAAGAGGGAGGTCGACGGCGGCGGCCTGGGTTACGGGTTATATGACAGGAGTCTGGGTCGCCGTACAACAAAGAGCGAGCATTATGGGAGCAGCTTTCATGGAGGTGACGGGGGCATCGGAAGAGGGAGCgacctgcagcctggaggtcaggCGATGAAGGCCGACCTTTATCAGACGTACACCACCAACGGCAAAGGGGACGCGTACCAAACCTGCCTGGCCAACCACGGAACCCGAAATCCCTACGAAGCAAACGTAGGCTGCTACAGAAGTGGCCTGACTCTGGACGGCAGAGGGAGATACTTCAATGAACAGGAATGGATGAACAGAGACAACTACTGA
- the layna gene encoding layilin isoform X2 — MREKTMDLCALSFCLLCLCFDASAATSLITGQRVCRAGRGKPCYKLAYFSELRRKLNFKEADLACRRDGGQLLSVESASEQKLVEQLITELRPTDGDFWIGLRRNQAEVDSSLDCAKQYYWTDGSKSTFRNWHWDEPSCGYEVCVVMYHQPSAPPSMGGLYMFQWNDDNCETKNNFICKYTAETLADTSPPPDSNQTNILPSAVFPSDHKHDKSRAPNIIYIIIPSIPLILLLMTVTGVCCFKMLSTRRKKEHKPEASPPEPAPSRAATPTDIYNVIRSQNDDDLVSARPHTKNTSFLCSSPDTPTGDYDNLGGRDTESGFVTLASTESCFLNFDLNDFTLGRRGTFQDTSLGRSGKREVDGGGLGYGLYDRSLGRRTTKSEHYGSSFHGGDGGIGRGSDLQPGGQAMKADLYQTYTTNGKGDAYQTCLANHGTRNPYEANVGCYRSGLTLDGRGRYFNEQEWMNRDNY; from the exons ATGAGGGAGAAGACCATGGACCTGTGCGCGCTCTCCTTTTGCCTCCTCTGTCTGTGTTTTGATGCATCTGCAGCTACCAGCCTCATCACAG GTCAGCGCGTGTGCAGGGCGGGGAGAGGGAAGCCCTGCTACAAGTTGGCCTACTTCTCTGAGCTGAGGCGGAAGCTGAACTTCAAGGAGGCCGACCTGGCCTGCAGGCGGGACGGCGGCCAGCTGCTGAGCGTGGAGTCGGCGTCGGAGCAGAAGCTCGTGGAGCAGCTCATCACTGAGCTCCGACCCACCGACGGAGACTTCTGGATCGGTCTGCGGAGGAACCAGGCGGAGGTGGACAGCAGCTTGGACTGCGCCAAACAGTACTACTGGACAGACGGAAGCAAATCCACATTCAG gaactGGCACTGGGACGAGCCATCGTGCGGATACgaagtgtgtgtggtcatgtaTCACCAGCCGTCGGCTCCTCCCAGTATGGGGGGTCTCTACATGTTCCAGTGGAACGATGACAACTGTGAAACCAAGAACAACTTCATCTGTAAATACACGGCAG AAACGCTGGCCGAcacgtctcctcctccagactctAATCAAACAA ACATCCTGCCTTCAGCAGTGTTTCCAAGTGACCACAAACACGACAAAAGTAGAG CTCCAAACATCATTTACATCATTATTCCCAGCATTCCTCTCATACTGCTGCTCATGACAGTGACAGGAGTCTGCTGCTTTAAGATGCTCTCCACACG caggaagaaggagcaCAAGCCCGAGGCGTCCCCCCCGGAGCCAGCCCCCAGTCGCGCCGCCACTCCAACTGACATCTACAACGTCATCCGCTCCCAGAACGACGATGACTTGGTGTCGGCTCGCCCGCACACCAAAAACACTTCCTTCCTGTGCTCCTCTCCTGACACGCCCACCGGAGACTACGACAACCTCGGGGGACGCGACACAGAGAGTGGCTTTGTGACCCTGGCCAGCACAGAGAGCTGCttcctgaactttgacctgaaTGACTTCACCCTCGGGCGCCGTGGCACCTTCCAGGACACCAGCTTAGGGCGCTCTGGGAAGAGGGAGGTCGACGGCGGCGGCCTGGGTTACGGGTTATATGACAGGAGTCTGGGTCGCCGTACAACAAAGAGCGAGCATTATGGGAGCAGCTTTCATGGAGGTGACGGGGGCATCGGAAGAGGGAGCgacctgcagcctggaggtcaggCGATGAAGGCCGACCTTTATCAGACGTACACCACCAACGGCAAAGGGGACGCGTACCAAACCTGCCTGGCCAACCACGGAACCCGAAATCCCTACGAAGCAAACGTAGGCTGCTACAGAAGTGGCCTGACTCTGGACGGCAGAGGGAGATACTTCAATGAACAGGAATGGATGAACAGAGACAACTACTGA
- the LOC130537476 gene encoding complement factor B-like isoform X1, whose amino-acid sequence MPKKGDGQVTQKLLDNILENSGASQPSSFFPLFSSSNLNMRSPVCWSWTAALLFFVFLGQVWCECPTENMGIEGGHYKLTREQQPGSMLIYYCPEGYYPYPALTRTCHQNGAWKPAPKRFVPQRCRVVECPDPNVLEYGTVSPPQERYFVDNETAYECDSGYTQRGSARRVCLPNGKWSGSTPICSRDTGDHCADPGIPAGAMRTGNIFGIGDKVTYNCNSNLFLMGTSERTCQENRQWTGFEPACYYKHTYDTPLEVSQAFGSAIKESLTTLESINDVQGERRIRISKNGTLNIYIAVDISESIEKEHVANAKDAISKLITKISSFSVSPNYELLFFSSELSEVVSILDFFDGQEVNMKEKLEKFTVKAEHTGTDLNLAFKTILERMALIKQRVGEKTFEQHRHAIIVFTDGVYNMGGSPLPTVAKIKNLVYMNHTSEEPGVQPREEYLDIYIFGIGAEIYESDLKPLTAGTGGNHFFKMKDITNLQETFDEIIDEEEVVGMCGLHKEYETAEKDSTRKMYPWMASIVVQNEQTTKNCLGSLVSPQFVLTAAHCFTFGDLPKNIVVEIDDGNGRSKRVKTFKLHPKYNINAKAKEGVKEFYDYDVALIQLEEDVQISSAVRPICVPCTQETSGALGLVGDSTCKQQEEELLKTHLEKLNFLTKKNAVVQEKEVHAKLGDNRDECIRYALEAEGITTTNPEIPVTDNFLCTGGQLPFRDHIACTGDSGGAVFKNYKHRTIQVALVSWGTQYLCKSGTLLESTKKSRDFHLNLFRVVPFLKGILGNDTQDEYAPLHFLST is encoded by the exons CATGAGGTCGCccgtctgctggagctggactGCTGCACTTTTATTCTTCGTCTTCTTGG GGCAAGTTTGGTGTGAATGCCCAACCGAAAATATGGGGATAGAAGGAGGCCATTACAAACTGAccagggagcagcagcctggcagCATGCTGATCTACTACTGCCCTGAGGGGTACTACCCATACCCTGCTCTGACGAGAACCTGCCACCAAAACGGTGCCTGGAAACCAGCGCCCAAGAGATTTGTCCCTCAGAGATGCAGAG TGGTTGAGTGTCCTGACCCCAACGTTTTGGAGTACGGGACCGTCTCCCCTCCCCAGGAAAGGTACTTTGTGGACAATGAGACCGCCTATGAGTGCGACTCTGGATACACGCAGCGAGGCTCAGCCAGACGCGTCTGCTTACCAAACGGGAAGTGGAGCGGCTCCACTCCCATCTGCAGCCGTGACA CGGGGGATCACTGTGCTGACCCCGGCATCCCAGCTGGTGCTATGAGAACAGGCAACATTTTTGGAATTGGTGACAAAGTCACATACAACTGCAACAGCAACCTGTTCCTGATGGGAACCAGCGAGAGGACGTGTCAGGAGAACAGACAGTGGACTGGCTTTGAACCAGCATGTTACT ACAAACACACGTATGACACTCCGTTGGAGGTTTCCCAGGCTTTTGGCAGCGCCATCAAGGAAAGCCTGACCACCTTGGAGTCCATCA ATGACGTGCAGGGGGAGAGAAGAATCCGCATTTCAAAGAACGGCACGCTCAACATCTACATTGCTGTTGACATTTCTGAGAGCATCGAAAAGGAACACGTGGCCAACGCCAAGGACGCCATCTCGAAACTGATCACAAAG atctcctccttcagcgtGAGTCCAAACTacgagcttctcttcttctcgtCCGAGCTCTCCGAAGTCGTCAGCATTCTCGACTTTTTCGACGGCCAAGAGGTCAATATGAAGGAGAAGCTGGAAAAATTCACGGTAAAAG CGGAGCATACAGGAACAGACCTGAACCTGGCCTTCAAGACCATTTTGGAGCGGATGGCTCTCATTAAGCAGCGAGTCGGAGAAAAGACCTTTGAGCAGCATCGTCACGCCATCATCGTCTTTACAGACG GTGTTTATAATATGGGTGGCTCGCCTCTTCCCACTGTGGCAAAAATAAAGAACCTGGTTTACATGAACCACACCAGCGAGGAGCCCGGCGTTCAGCCGAGAGAGGAATATCTGG ACATCTATATTTTCGGCATCGGGGCAGAGATCTACGAATCAGACCTGAAGCCCCTCACTGCTGGGACCGGTGGCAACCATTTCTTCAAAATGAAGGACATCACAAACTTACAGGAGACCTTTGATGAGATCATCG atgaagaagaggtTGTTGGCATGTGCGGTCTTCACAAAGAGTACGAGACAGCCGAGAAAGACAGCACCAGGAAAATGTATCCATGGATGGCGTCTATTGTCGTGCAG AACGAGCAGACGACCAAGAATTGCCTCGGCTCCCTGGTGTCTCCCCAGTTCGTGCTGACGGCCGCTCACTGCTTCACGTTTGGAGATCTCCCCAAGAACATTGTGGTCGAGATTGATGACGGAAATGGAAGAA GTAAAAGGGTGAAAACGTTTAAATTGCACCCAAAATACAACATTAATGCAAAAGCGAAAGAGGGTGTGAAAGAGTTCTACGACTATGACGTGGCTCTgatccagctggaggaagacgttcagatctcctctgctgtcag GCCTATTTGCGTTCCGTGCACCCAGGAAACCAGTGGCGCTCTCGGCCTGGTCGGTGATTCGACCTGCAAGCAGCAAG aggaagagctgctgaagACCCATCTTGAAAAACTTAACTTCCTGACCAAGAAAAACGCCGTGGTGCAGGAAAAGGAAGTCCACGCTAAACTTGGCGATAAT CGGGATGAATGCATCCGCTACGCTCTGGAGGCCGAGGGCATCACGACGACTAATCCCGAGATCCCCGTGACTGATAACTTCCTCTGCACCGGTGGTCAGTTGCCATTTAGAGATCATATAGCGTGCACAG GTGACTCCGGAGGAGCTGTGTTCAAGAACTACAAGCATCGCACGATACAG GTGGCGCTGGTCAGCTGGGGAACCCAGTATCTGTGCAAGTCGGGCACTCTCCTCGAGTCCACCAAGAAATCCAGAGATTTCCACTTAAATCTTTTCAGAGTCGTCCCCTTCCTGAAAGGCATCCTTGGAAATGACACGCAGGACGAATACGCACCGCTTCACTTTTTGAGCACCTAG
- the LOC130537476 gene encoding complement factor B-like isoform X3, producing MRSPVCWSWTAALLFFVFLGQVWCECPTENMGIEGGHYKLTREQQPGSMLIYYCPEGYYPYPALTRTCHQNGAWKPAPKRFVPQRCRVVECPDPNVLEYGTVSPPQERYFVDNETAYECDSGYTQRGSARRVCLPNGKWSGSTPICSRDTGDHCADPGIPAGAMRTGNIFGIGDKVTYNCNSNLFLMGTSERTCQENRQWTGFEPACYYKHTYDTPLEVSQAFGSAIKESLTTLESINDVQGERRIRISKNGTLNIYIAVDISESIEKEHVANAKDAISKLITKISSFSVSPNYELLFFSSELSEVVSILDFFDGQEVNMKEKLEKFTVKAEHTGTDLNLAFKTILERMALIKQRVGEKTFEQHRHAIIVFTDGVYNMGGSPLPTVAKIKNLVYMNHTSEEPGVQPREEYLDIYIFGIGAEIYESDLKPLTAGTGGNHFFKMKDITNLQETFDEIIDEEEVVGMCGLHKEYETAEKDSTRKMYPWMASIVVQNEQTTKNCLGSLVSPQFVLTAAHCFTFGDLPKNIVVEIDDGNGRSKRVKTFKLHPKYNINAKAKEGVKEFYDYDVALIQLEEDVQISSAVRPICVPCTQETSGALGLVGDSTCKQQEEELLKTHLEKLNFLTKKNAVVQEKEVHAKLGDNRDECIRYALEAEGITTTNPEIPVTDNFLCTGGQLPFRDHIACTGDSGGAVFKNYKHRTIQVALVSWGTQYLCKSGTLLESTKKSRDFHLNLFRVVPFLKGILGNDTQDEYAPLHFLST from the exons ATGAGGTCGCccgtctgctggagctggactGCTGCACTTTTATTCTTCGTCTTCTTGG GGCAAGTTTGGTGTGAATGCCCAACCGAAAATATGGGGATAGAAGGAGGCCATTACAAACTGAccagggagcagcagcctggcagCATGCTGATCTACTACTGCCCTGAGGGGTACTACCCATACCCTGCTCTGACGAGAACCTGCCACCAAAACGGTGCCTGGAAACCAGCGCCCAAGAGATTTGTCCCTCAGAGATGCAGAG TGGTTGAGTGTCCTGACCCCAACGTTTTGGAGTACGGGACCGTCTCCCCTCCCCAGGAAAGGTACTTTGTGGACAATGAGACCGCCTATGAGTGCGACTCTGGATACACGCAGCGAGGCTCAGCCAGACGCGTCTGCTTACCAAACGGGAAGTGGAGCGGCTCCACTCCCATCTGCAGCCGTGACA CGGGGGATCACTGTGCTGACCCCGGCATCCCAGCTGGTGCTATGAGAACAGGCAACATTTTTGGAATTGGTGACAAAGTCACATACAACTGCAACAGCAACCTGTTCCTGATGGGAACCAGCGAGAGGACGTGTCAGGAGAACAGACAGTGGACTGGCTTTGAACCAGCATGTTACT ACAAACACACGTATGACACTCCGTTGGAGGTTTCCCAGGCTTTTGGCAGCGCCATCAAGGAAAGCCTGACCACCTTGGAGTCCATCA ATGACGTGCAGGGGGAGAGAAGAATCCGCATTTCAAAGAACGGCACGCTCAACATCTACATTGCTGTTGACATTTCTGAGAGCATCGAAAAGGAACACGTGGCCAACGCCAAGGACGCCATCTCGAAACTGATCACAAAG atctcctccttcagcgtGAGTCCAAACTacgagcttctcttcttctcgtCCGAGCTCTCCGAAGTCGTCAGCATTCTCGACTTTTTCGACGGCCAAGAGGTCAATATGAAGGAGAAGCTGGAAAAATTCACGGTAAAAG CGGAGCATACAGGAACAGACCTGAACCTGGCCTTCAAGACCATTTTGGAGCGGATGGCTCTCATTAAGCAGCGAGTCGGAGAAAAGACCTTTGAGCAGCATCGTCACGCCATCATCGTCTTTACAGACG GTGTTTATAATATGGGTGGCTCGCCTCTTCCCACTGTGGCAAAAATAAAGAACCTGGTTTACATGAACCACACCAGCGAGGAGCCCGGCGTTCAGCCGAGAGAGGAATATCTGG ACATCTATATTTTCGGCATCGGGGCAGAGATCTACGAATCAGACCTGAAGCCCCTCACTGCTGGGACCGGTGGCAACCATTTCTTCAAAATGAAGGACATCACAAACTTACAGGAGACCTTTGATGAGATCATCG atgaagaagaggtTGTTGGCATGTGCGGTCTTCACAAAGAGTACGAGACAGCCGAGAAAGACAGCACCAGGAAAATGTATCCATGGATGGCGTCTATTGTCGTGCAG AACGAGCAGACGACCAAGAATTGCCTCGGCTCCCTGGTGTCTCCCCAGTTCGTGCTGACGGCCGCTCACTGCTTCACGTTTGGAGATCTCCCCAAGAACATTGTGGTCGAGATTGATGACGGAAATGGAAGAA GTAAAAGGGTGAAAACGTTTAAATTGCACCCAAAATACAACATTAATGCAAAAGCGAAAGAGGGTGTGAAAGAGTTCTACGACTATGACGTGGCTCTgatccagctggaggaagacgttcagatctcctctgctgtcag GCCTATTTGCGTTCCGTGCACCCAGGAAACCAGTGGCGCTCTCGGCCTGGTCGGTGATTCGACCTGCAAGCAGCAAG aggaagagctgctgaagACCCATCTTGAAAAACTTAACTTCCTGACCAAGAAAAACGCCGTGGTGCAGGAAAAGGAAGTCCACGCTAAACTTGGCGATAAT CGGGATGAATGCATCCGCTACGCTCTGGAGGCCGAGGGCATCACGACGACTAATCCCGAGATCCCCGTGACTGATAACTTCCTCTGCACCGGTGGTCAGTTGCCATTTAGAGATCATATAGCGTGCACAG GTGACTCCGGAGGAGCTGTGTTCAAGAACTACAAGCATCGCACGATACAG GTGGCGCTGGTCAGCTGGGGAACCCAGTATCTGTGCAAGTCGGGCACTCTCCTCGAGTCCACCAAGAAATCCAGAGATTTCCACTTAAATCTTTTCAGAGTCGTCCCCTTCCTGAAAGGCATCCTTGGAAATGACACGCAGGACGAATACGCACCGCTTCACTTTTTGAGCACCTAG
- the LOC130537476 gene encoding complement factor B-like isoform X2, producing the protein MPKKGDGQVTQKLLDNILENSGASQPSSFFPLFSSSNLNMRSPVCWSWTAALLFFVFLGQVWCECPTENMGIEGGHYKLTREQQPGSMLIYYCPEGYYPYPALTRTCHQNGAWKPAPKRFVPQRCRVVECPDPNVLEYGTVSPPQERYFVDNETAYECDSGYTQRGSARRVCLPNGKWSGSTPICSRDTGDHCADPGIPAGAMRTGNIFGIGDKVTYNCNSNLFLMGTSERTCQENRQWTGFEPACYYKHTYDTPLEVSQAFGSAIKESLTTLESINDVQGERRIRISKNGTLNIYIAVDISESIEKEHVANAKDAISKLITKISSFSVSPNYELLFFSSELSEVVSILDFFDGQEVNMKEKLEKFTVKAEHTGTDLNLAFKTILERMALIKQRVGEKTFEQHRHAIIVFTDGVYNMGGSPLPTVAKIKNLVYMNHTSEEPGVQPREEYLDIYIFGIGAEIYESDLKPLTAGTGGNHFFKMKDITNLQETFDEIIDEEEVVGMCGLHKEYETAEKDSTRKMYPWMASIVVQVNTTKNCLGSLVSPQFVLTAAHCFTFGDLPKNIVVEIDDGNGRSKRVKTFKLHPKYNINAKAKEGVKEFYDYDVALIQLEEDVQISSAVRPICVPCTQETSGALGLVGDSTCKQQEEELLKTHLEKLNFLTKKNAVVQEKEVHAKLGDNRDECIRYALEAEGITTTNPEIPVTDNFLCTGGQLPFRDHIACTGDSGGAVFKNYKHRTIQVALVSWGTQYLCKSGTLLESTKKSRDFHLNLFRVVPFLKGILGNDTQDEYAPLHFLST; encoded by the exons CATGAGGTCGCccgtctgctggagctggactGCTGCACTTTTATTCTTCGTCTTCTTGG GGCAAGTTTGGTGTGAATGCCCAACCGAAAATATGGGGATAGAAGGAGGCCATTACAAACTGAccagggagcagcagcctggcagCATGCTGATCTACTACTGCCCTGAGGGGTACTACCCATACCCTGCTCTGACGAGAACCTGCCACCAAAACGGTGCCTGGAAACCAGCGCCCAAGAGATTTGTCCCTCAGAGATGCAGAG TGGTTGAGTGTCCTGACCCCAACGTTTTGGAGTACGGGACCGTCTCCCCTCCCCAGGAAAGGTACTTTGTGGACAATGAGACCGCCTATGAGTGCGACTCTGGATACACGCAGCGAGGCTCAGCCAGACGCGTCTGCTTACCAAACGGGAAGTGGAGCGGCTCCACTCCCATCTGCAGCCGTGACA CGGGGGATCACTGTGCTGACCCCGGCATCCCAGCTGGTGCTATGAGAACAGGCAACATTTTTGGAATTGGTGACAAAGTCACATACAACTGCAACAGCAACCTGTTCCTGATGGGAACCAGCGAGAGGACGTGTCAGGAGAACAGACAGTGGACTGGCTTTGAACCAGCATGTTACT ACAAACACACGTATGACACTCCGTTGGAGGTTTCCCAGGCTTTTGGCAGCGCCATCAAGGAAAGCCTGACCACCTTGGAGTCCATCA ATGACGTGCAGGGGGAGAGAAGAATCCGCATTTCAAAGAACGGCACGCTCAACATCTACATTGCTGTTGACATTTCTGAGAGCATCGAAAAGGAACACGTGGCCAACGCCAAGGACGCCATCTCGAAACTGATCACAAAG atctcctccttcagcgtGAGTCCAAACTacgagcttctcttcttctcgtCCGAGCTCTCCGAAGTCGTCAGCATTCTCGACTTTTTCGACGGCCAAGAGGTCAATATGAAGGAGAAGCTGGAAAAATTCACGGTAAAAG CGGAGCATACAGGAACAGACCTGAACCTGGCCTTCAAGACCATTTTGGAGCGGATGGCTCTCATTAAGCAGCGAGTCGGAGAAAAGACCTTTGAGCAGCATCGTCACGCCATCATCGTCTTTACAGACG GTGTTTATAATATGGGTGGCTCGCCTCTTCCCACTGTGGCAAAAATAAAGAACCTGGTTTACATGAACCACACCAGCGAGGAGCCCGGCGTTCAGCCGAGAGAGGAATATCTGG ACATCTATATTTTCGGCATCGGGGCAGAGATCTACGAATCAGACCTGAAGCCCCTCACTGCTGGGACCGGTGGCAACCATTTCTTCAAAATGAAGGACATCACAAACTTACAGGAGACCTTTGATGAGATCATCG atgaagaagaggtTGTTGGCATGTGCGGTCTTCACAAAGAGTACGAGACAGCCGAGAAAGACAGCACCAGGAAAATGTATCCATGGATGGCGTCTATTGTCGTGCAGGTGAAT ACGACCAAGAATTGCCTCGGCTCCCTGGTGTCTCCCCAGTTCGTGCTGACGGCCGCTCACTGCTTCACGTTTGGAGATCTCCCCAAGAACATTGTGGTCGAGATTGATGACGGAAATGGAAGAA GTAAAAGGGTGAAAACGTTTAAATTGCACCCAAAATACAACATTAATGCAAAAGCGAAAGAGGGTGTGAAAGAGTTCTACGACTATGACGTGGCTCTgatccagctggaggaagacgttcagatctcctctgctgtcag GCCTATTTGCGTTCCGTGCACCCAGGAAACCAGTGGCGCTCTCGGCCTGGTCGGTGATTCGACCTGCAAGCAGCAAG aggaagagctgctgaagACCCATCTTGAAAAACTTAACTTCCTGACCAAGAAAAACGCCGTGGTGCAGGAAAAGGAAGTCCACGCTAAACTTGGCGATAAT CGGGATGAATGCATCCGCTACGCTCTGGAGGCCGAGGGCATCACGACGACTAATCCCGAGATCCCCGTGACTGATAACTTCCTCTGCACCGGTGGTCAGTTGCCATTTAGAGATCATATAGCGTGCACAG GTGACTCCGGAGGAGCTGTGTTCAAGAACTACAAGCATCGCACGATACAG GTGGCGCTGGTCAGCTGGGGAACCCAGTATCTGTGCAAGTCGGGCACTCTCCTCGAGTCCACCAAGAAATCCAGAGATTTCCACTTAAATCTTTTCAGAGTCGTCCCCTTCCTGAAAGGCATCCTTGGAAATGACACGCAGGACGAATACGCACCGCTTCACTTTTTGAGCACCTAG